From one Musa acuminata AAA Group cultivar baxijiao chromosome BXJ2-6, Cavendish_Baxijiao_AAA, whole genome shotgun sequence genomic stretch:
- the LOC135613868 gene encoding basic blue protein-like, producing the protein MAGRSYIAALALVCLCLSYHLEITAATEFTVGDSAGWSFNVQNWPNGKSFKAGDVLVFKYGQGAHNVAVVDAQGYDSCTAKSGSKTYTSGNDKITLAKGTSYFICSYPGHCDGGMKIKVVVN; encoded by the exons ATGGCTGGTAGAAGCTACATCGCTGCCTTGGCGCTCGTCTGCCTGTGCCTCTCTTACCACCTGGAGATCACTGCGGCCACAGAGTTCACCGTAGGAGAttctgctggttggagctttaacgtCCAGAACTGGCCCAACGGCAAAAGCTTCAAAGCAGGCGACGTCCTCG TGTTCAAATACGGGCAGGGAGCGCATAACGTGGCGGTGGTCGATGCCCAAGGCTATGATAGCTGCACAGCCAAGTCTGGCTCCAAGACCTACACATCTGGGAACGATAAGATCACTCTGGCTAAAGGAACCAGTTATTTCATCTGCTCCTATCCTGGTCACTGTGATGGCGGCATGAAGATTAAAGTTGTTGTAAACTAA